The following proteins are co-located in the Dehalococcoides mccartyi 195 genome:
- a CDS encoding OB-fold protein, which produces MSNSTNGKFLRGIMLSSPVLVIAAVSIIFSVSVALEGKIDSSPTGSTSNNTQQVDNNEPADNTPSGEPVIILVAAETLYSQFISPGEINPEQYYTNKTIKVRGKIADFVYGSAPNSCWISLKTDLDNGANIICYFGNYVIKPGADIEIGMEIAITGTCMGMTNGKITFVGSSTEDIEFIPYDQNIEA; this is translated from the coding sequence ATGAGCAACTCTACAAATGGCAAATTTCTAAGGGGGATAATGCTCTCTTCACCTGTGCTGGTTATTGCCGCAGTGAGCATAATATTCTCGGTTTCAGTTGCTTTGGAAGGCAAAATAGATTCTTCACCTACCGGAAGTACCAGTAACAATACCCAGCAGGTAGATAATAATGAACCTGCTGATAATACTCCATCTGGCGAGCCTGTTATTATACTGGTAGCTGCCGAAACTTTGTATTCACAGTTTATCAGTCCCGGTGAAATCAACCCTGAGCAGTATTATACCAATAAAACTATCAAAGTCAGAGGGAAAATAGCCGACTTTGTTTACGGTTCAGCACCTAACAGTTGCTGGATATCCTTGAAAACTGATTTGGATAACGGGGCAAATATAATTTGCTACTTCGGTAATTATGTAATCAAACCGGGGGCTGATATTGAAATCGGCATGGAGATTGCAATTACCGGTACATGTATGGGTATGACCAACGGGAAAATCACTTTCGTTGGTTCATCCACTGAGGACATTGAGTTTATACCCTACGACCAGAATATAGAGGCCTAA
- the surE gene encoding 5'/3'-nucleotidase SurE, with protein MRILVSNDDGIYSSGLWALVKRLKEVGEVVVVAPDREQSATGTQVTLRQPLRVQKTHPLIPGIEAYSVEGSPCDCVIMGLAKLITEPVDLVVSGINHGLNLGDDVLISGTVGAALQGYLRNIPSIAISIPVTAEEPENLDSAACITAEIARRIQSGHISKNSFLNINTPDLPLCRINELRVTPLAHKTHIETVEEGHDGRKRYFWLRRRQLSPADNNETDIWAVENGLISISALHERLFQQPPFMLEDTETAGILASARALQDII; from the coding sequence ATGAGAATACTTGTGAGCAATGATGACGGTATTTATTCATCAGGCCTGTGGGCACTGGTGAAAAGGCTCAAAGAAGTTGGCGAAGTAGTGGTGGTAGCACCTGACCGTGAGCAAAGTGCTACCGGCACCCAGGTAACCCTGCGCCAGCCCCTCCGGGTGCAGAAAACCCACCCGCTTATTCCGGGCATAGAGGCTTATTCGGTAGAAGGCAGCCCATGTGACTGTGTAATAATGGGTTTAGCCAAGCTGATAACCGAACCGGTGGATTTGGTGGTATCAGGCATAAACCATGGCCTGAATCTGGGTGATGATGTGCTTATTTCAGGAACGGTGGGTGCCGCCCTGCAGGGATACCTGCGTAACATACCCTCAATAGCCATCTCAATACCCGTCACGGCGGAAGAGCCCGAAAATCTGGATAGTGCCGCCTGTATTACAGCGGAGATAGCACGCCGGATACAGAGCGGGCATATCAGTAAAAATTCTTTTCTGAATATAAATACCCCTGACCTGCCGCTTTGCCGGATTAATGAGTTACGGGTTACCCCGCTTGCCCATAAAACCCACATAGAAACAGTGGAAGAAGGGCATGATGGCAGGAAGCGTTATTTCTGGCTCAGGCGACGCCAGCTAAGCCCGGCAGACAATAACGAAACGGATATCTGGGCGGTGGAAAACGGCCTAATCTCTATAAGTGCACTCCATGAAAGGCTTTTCCAGCAGCCGCCCTTTATGCTTGAAGATACTGAAACTGCCGGCATACTGGCTTCAGCCAGAGCCCTTCAGGATATAATCTAG
- the queA gene encoding tRNA preQ1(34) S-adenosylmethionine ribosyltransferase-isomerase QueA, producing the protein MKTSDFDYNLPQEYIAQKPAEPRDSSRLLVLNRQSGELKSCIFRDITGYFQPGDVLVMNNSRVLPARIKGIKQDTSAKIEILLLKSDGNGCWEALLKPGKRTKPGTIIDIRKQDGQIHIQAEVLADKEDGIKLLRFSDETLLMKLGEVPLPPYIHTPVSDPERYQTVYALTNGSVAAPTAGLHFTPELLERLGDMGVICTYVTLHIGLDTFRPVKEEDPSDHIIHREYGILSAETAAAICQAKANGKRVFCVGTSATRLVEQASSLSQNGIIELYSGWADLFILPGYKFKVADCFITNFHLPRSTPLMLTAAFAGWPLLQKAYEKAINEHYRFYSFGDAMLVL; encoded by the coding sequence GTGAAAACCAGCGATTTTGATTATAACCTGCCGCAGGAATACATTGCCCAGAAACCCGCTGAACCCCGTGACAGCTCACGTTTGCTGGTCTTAAACCGCCAGAGCGGGGAGCTAAAGAGCTGTATTTTCAGAGACATAACCGGTTATTTTCAGCCGGGAGACGTACTGGTAATGAATAACAGCCGGGTACTGCCCGCCCGTATAAAAGGCATTAAGCAGGATACTTCAGCTAAGATTGAAATACTCCTGCTGAAAAGTGACGGCAACGGTTGCTGGGAAGCCCTGTTAAAACCGGGGAAACGCACCAAACCCGGCACTATTATTGATATCCGGAAGCAAGACGGACAGATACATATTCAAGCCGAGGTGCTGGCAGATAAGGAAGACGGCATCAAGCTTTTGCGTTTTTCAGATGAAACCCTGCTGATGAAACTGGGCGAAGTGCCTTTGCCGCCTTATATACACACGCCGGTTTCAGACCCGGAACGCTACCAGACAGTTTACGCCCTGACTAACGGCAGTGTTGCCGCCCCAACTGCGGGTCTTCATTTCACCCCGGAGCTGTTAGAACGCCTTGGAGATATGGGTGTAATTTGTACCTACGTAACCCTGCACATAGGACTGGATACCTTCCGCCCGGTCAAAGAGGAAGACCCCAGTGACCATATAATCCACCGTGAATACGGTATACTAAGTGCGGAAACTGCCGCGGCTATCTGCCAGGCCAAAGCAAACGGTAAACGGGTATTTTGTGTGGGTACTTCGGCCACCAGACTGGTGGAACAGGCTTCCAGTCTAAGTCAGAACGGGATTATTGAACTATATTCGGGCTGGGCGGATTTGTTTATCTTGCCGGGATATAAATTTAAAGTGGCTGACTGTTTTATTACCAATTTCCATCTGCCCCGTTCCACCCCCCTTATGCTGACAGCGGCCTTTGCCGGCTGGCCGTTACTTCAGAAAGCCTATGAAAAGGCTATAAATGAGCATTACCGCTTTTACAGCTTTGGTGATGCCATGCTGGTTTTATAA
- a CDS encoding phosphatidic acid phosphatase, with product MKTRLANYISDIFNPLTLSILFVFLLAKDSTANLWEAAKWSFIFIALCMLPIFLVILNMVKKGKLKSVFSNPREQRHVLYVLGSVLVGAALIILVFIGAPDKLIAALFAGFVSSVLFMIVNFFWKISVHTAFASAFFSIALVLYGYSALGFVLLVPMMAWARVYLKEHTVGQVTAGALLAGTVIVTVFNIFNMVNL from the coding sequence TTGAAGACCAGACTGGCAAACTACATCTCTGATATTTTCAATCCGCTTACGCTTAGCATATTGTTTGTTTTCCTTTTGGCCAAAGACTCTACCGCCAATTTGTGGGAAGCCGCCAAATGGTCATTTATATTTATAGCCCTGTGCATGCTGCCGATATTTCTGGTCATTTTAAATATGGTCAAAAAAGGTAAACTAAAGTCAGTCTTTTCAAACCCCCGTGAGCAGCGCCATGTTTTATATGTTTTAGGTTCGGTGCTGGTGGGCGCCGCTTTGATAATACTGGTATTTATCGGCGCGCCGGATAAACTGATTGCCGCTTTATTTGCCGGTTTTGTCTCCAGCGTACTTTTTATGATAGTAAATTTCTTCTGGAAGATAAGCGTTCATACCGCGTTTGCCAGCGCCTTTTTCAGTATAGCTTTGGTGCTTTACGGCTACAGTGCTTTGGGTTTTGTTTTGCTGGTACCCATGATGGCCTGGGCCAGAGTTTACTTAAAAGAACATACCGTTGGGCAGGTAACTGCCGGAGCATTGCTGGCGGGCACAGTGATAGTAACTGTTTTTAATATTTTCAATATGGTCAATCTCTAA
- the panD gene encoding aspartate 1-decarboxylase, with amino-acid sequence MLKSKIHRATITDACIDYEGSITIDKNLMQAANLLPYEQVHVVNVNNGTRLETYVIEGPAGSGQICLNGAAARMGMKGDKVIILGYSLITEEDTLTHQPNLVYVDSLNRITKVKNGVASRNLEV; translated from the coding sequence ATGCTCAAAAGCAAAATCCACCGGGCTACCATTACCGATGCCTGCATAGACTATGAAGGCAGTATTACCATTGATAAAAACCTTATGCAGGCAGCCAACTTGCTGCCCTACGAACAGGTGCATGTGGTAAATGTAAATAACGGAACGCGGCTGGAGACCTATGTCATAGAGGGCCCGGCTGGCAGCGGGCAGATATGCTTAAACGGGGCAGCTGCCCGTATGGGAATGAAGGGTGATAAAGTAATTATACTGGGCTACAGTCTGATTACCGAAGAAGATACCCTTACCCACCAGCCGAATCTGGTCTATGTAGACAGTCTTAACCGCATAACCAAAGTTAAAAACGGGGTTGCCAGCCGGAATTTAGAGGTATAA
- a CDS encoding phytoene desaturase family protein encodes MPFSAIDAFIKADYHSAVFQEAAVSAKKVIIIGAGLAGLSAGCYSRMNGYDTRIYEHHSKPGGVAASWRRGDYLVDGGIHFITGYKNGTDLYNIYRQLGVADPANFVTMKSYGSFIDIEQGRQLDIPVNISELALEMKMLSPADAPLIDGLVAAVHAFSGKDLATYGQLNPPELTSGMDRLTAIWKMRGLVKYMSGRYAKSMAEYTSLMQSRWLADCLNNLFTPQVPVWFVVMLLALAGDGQISYLARGCKDFVRRIEKRYKDLSGELTCSATVEKILVQNDCAIGVRLADGTEDYADYVISAGDIYNTVFHLLDGKYIGKKLQNKFDTSELSLPYFVASFGVKRTFENENVFNTIFLKKPLRVGNREVRQLFLRIFNYSSHFAPEGKSVIQVEFETEWVYWNNLKQTDLSKYTAEKERLAAEILDNLDMLYSGVSQAVEIRDIATPCTFSRYTLNHQGAPEGWGLNALNFKAESRRTLEGLSNLYLAGHWVSGGVPGVILSGRQAVQLICAKEKKTFFTRTT; translated from the coding sequence ATGCCGTTTTCAGCTATTGACGCTTTTATAAAAGCGGATTATCATTCGGCTGTATTTCAGGAGGCCGCCGTGTCTGCAAAAAAGGTTATCATTATTGGTGCGGGTTTAGCCGGACTTTCTGCCGGTTGTTATTCCCGCATGAATGGTTATGATACCCGTATTTATGAGCATCATTCCAAGCCCGGCGGTGTTGCCGCCTCCTGGCGGCGGGGTGATTACCTGGTTGACGGCGGTATTCACTTCATTACCGGCTACAAAAACGGCACTGATTTATATAATATCTACCGCCAGCTTGGGGTGGCAGACCCGGCCAACTTTGTGACCATGAAATCATACGGCAGTTTTATTGATATTGAGCAGGGAAGGCAGCTGGATATACCCGTTAATATTTCTGAACTGGCGCTGGAGATGAAAATGCTTTCCCCTGCAGATGCTCCCTTGATAGATGGTTTGGTAGCGGCGGTACATGCTTTCTCCGGCAAAGATTTAGCTACGTACGGGCAGCTTAATCCGCCGGAACTTACCTCCGGCATGGACAGGCTTACGGCTATCTGGAAAATGCGTGGTCTGGTTAAGTATATGTCCGGCCGGTATGCAAAAAGTATGGCAGAGTATACTTCCTTAATGCAAAGCCGCTGGCTGGCGGACTGCCTGAATAATCTCTTTACCCCCCAAGTGCCTGTCTGGTTTGTAGTCATGCTGCTGGCACTTGCCGGTGACGGGCAAATAAGCTACCTGGCAAGAGGCTGTAAAGATTTTGTCCGCCGGATAGAAAAACGGTATAAAGATTTGAGCGGGGAACTAACCTGCTCTGCTACGGTGGAAAAGATACTGGTTCAGAATGACTGTGCAATCGGGGTCAGGCTGGCTGACGGGACTGAAGACTATGCAGATTACGTTATTTCAGCCGGTGATATTTATAATACAGTTTTTCACCTGCTTGACGGCAAGTATATAGGCAAAAAGCTCCAAAACAAGTTTGATACCTCTGAACTCAGCCTGCCCTATTTTGTGGCCAGCTTTGGGGTAAAACGCACTTTTGAAAATGAAAATGTTTTTAATACAATTTTTTTAAAAAAGCCCTTGCGGGTTGGTAACAGGGAGGTCCGGCAGCTGTTCCTTCGGATATTTAACTACAGTAGTCACTTTGCACCTGAAGGCAAGAGCGTTATTCAGGTAGAGTTTGAAACCGAATGGGTTTACTGGAACAACCTTAAGCAGACCGACCTTAGTAAATATACCGCTGAAAAAGAACGGCTGGCGGCTGAAATACTGGACAATCTGGATATGCTATATTCTGGCGTATCCCAAGCAGTGGAAATCAGGGATATTGCTACTCCCTGCACTTTCAGCCGTTATACCTTAAATCATCAGGGTGCGCCGGAAGGCTGGGGTTTGAATGCCTTAAATTTCAAGGCCGAATCAAGGCGGACTTTAGAGGGGCTGTCAAACCTTTATCTGGCAGGACACTGGGTATCAGGGGGTGTGCCGGGAGTAATACTTTCAGGGCGTCAGGCTGTACAGCTTATATGTGCCAAAGAAAAGAAGACTTTTTTTACCCGGACTACTTAG
- the hpt gene encoding hypoxanthine phosphoribosyltransferase, with protein MMNRINLSLFIPRADIEVYLERLAAEINRSYQDKPLVVIGVLKGSFIFMADLIRRLNMPVELEFVGLASYGQNTQSSGKVRLTRPLKRDITGKDVLVVEDIVDSGLTISYLLKYLKRRKANSVKLCALLSKPSRRICPVEIDYLGCEVADKFLVGYGLDRGECHRQLPEIFALEEQPDADKP; from the coding sequence ATGATGAACAGGATAAATCTTTCGCTTTTTATTCCCAGGGCTGATATTGAAGTTTATCTTGAACGTTTGGCTGCTGAAATTAACCGCAGCTACCAAGATAAACCGCTGGTGGTAATAGGCGTGCTAAAGGGGTCATTTATTTTTATGGCTGACCTGATTCGCCGCCTGAATATGCCTGTTGAACTGGAATTTGTAGGGCTGGCCAGTTACGGCCAAAATACCCAAAGCAGCGGCAAAGTACGCCTGACCCGCCCCCTTAAGCGGGATATTACCGGCAAAGACGTACTGGTAGTGGAAGATATTGTTGATTCGGGGTTAACTATTTCTTACCTTTTAAAGTATCTGAAAAGGCGTAAAGCAAACTCGGTAAAGCTGTGTGCCCTGCTCAGTAAACCCAGCCGCAGAATCTGCCCGGTAGAAATAGACTATCTGGGCTGCGAAGTAGCTGATAAATTTCTGGTAGGTTACGGACTGGACAGGGGCGAATGCCACCGCCAGTTACCTGAAATATTTGCTCTGGAGGAACAACCGGATGCAGACAAACCTTAG
- a CDS encoding ABC transporter ATP-binding protein: MVIQVQDLVKVYGPIRAVDGISFEVKKGEVFGMLGPNGAGKTTTTEIIEGLRDADSGSVTVMGMDVRKQREQIKQLIGIQLQAPALLPLLNVEEILKLFTSFYRNSLPVDKLLEMVALTESRKVLSKNLSGGQQQRLSVAMAMVNNPEITFLDEPTTGLDPQARRGLWSVIEELRAQGKTVFLTTHYMDEAERLCDRIAVVDHGKIIALDTPKKLISSNFKESAIEFEMEPVPSGELLGSFPCVTSASVEGFEVILYSADVPKTMGAILDYADKNKGNTELRNLHVRQATLEDVFLKLTGRKIRE, from the coding sequence ATGGTTATTCAAGTGCAAGACTTGGTAAAGGTCTACGGTCCAATCAGGGCGGTGGATGGTATCAGTTTTGAGGTCAAAAAAGGTGAGGTCTTCGGTATGCTGGGTCCGAACGGTGCTGGTAAGACTACCACAACCGAAATTATTGAGGGGCTGCGGGATGCGGATTCAGGCAGTGTCACGGTGATGGGCATGGATGTACGCAAACAGCGTGAACAGATTAAACAGCTTATCGGCATCCAGCTTCAGGCTCCGGCTCTTTTGCCGCTGTTAAATGTAGAAGAAATATTAAAACTTTTCACCTCTTTCTACCGTAATTCTCTGCCGGTTGATAAACTATTGGAAATGGTAGCGCTGACCGAAAGCCGCAAGGTGCTTTCTAAGAATCTATCCGGCGGTCAGCAGCAGCGCTTATCGGTAGCTATGGCTATGGTCAATAACCCGGAGATTACCTTTCTGGACGAACCCACCACCGGGCTTGACCCTCAGGCCAGGCGGGGTTTGTGGTCGGTTATTGAAGAGCTGCGCGCACAGGGTAAAACAGTCTTCCTCACCACCCATTATATGGACGAGGCTGAACGGCTTTGTGACCGGATTGCGGTAGTAGACCATGGCAAGATTATTGCTTTGGATACACCTAAAAAACTTATCTCAAGCAACTTTAAAGAAAGCGCCATTGAGTTTGAAATGGAACCTGTGCCCTCCGGTGAACTACTGGGGTCTTTTCCGTGTGTGACCAGTGCTTCAGTAGAAGGTTTTGAGGTTATTTTATATTCGGCTGATGTGCCTAAAACTATGGGCGCCATACTGGATTATGCGGATAAAAACAAGGGTAATACCGAACTGCGTAATCTGCATGTCCGCCAGGCCACCCTGGAAGACGTATTCTTGAAACTGACCGGCAGGAAGATAAGAGAATGA
- the panB gene encoding 3-methyl-2-oxobutanoate hydroxymethyltransferase has protein sequence MRTTISQLKEMKQNKQKIAMLTAYDYPTAQILDKAGIPAILVGDSLGMVVLGYDSTVSVTMEDMLHHLKAVVRGSQKAMVIADMPFMTYHLSPEQALLNAGRFMQEGGAQAVKLEGGVNVADKVKRIVDCGIPVMGHIGLTPQSVNQLSGFKVQGKTLTAALALLEDARALEKAGAFAIVLETMPAELAAMITAAVSIPTIGIGAGENCDGQVQVVSDMLGMFTDFVPKHTKKYADLNGIISKAVSGYVTEVAKGEFPTLKESFTLDKKVLEELKKCVSSEQ, from the coding sequence ATGCGCACCACCATCAGCCAGCTAAAGGAAATGAAACAGAACAAGCAGAAGATAGCCATGCTGACTGCATATGACTATCCCACTGCCCAAATACTGGATAAAGCCGGTATACCGGCCATACTGGTGGGAGACAGTTTGGGTATGGTGGTGCTTGGGTATGATTCCACCGTAAGCGTGACCATGGAAGATATGCTGCACCATCTGAAAGCCGTAGTCAGGGGCAGCCAAAAGGCCATGGTCATAGCCGATATGCCCTTTATGACCTATCACCTAAGCCCGGAACAGGCACTCCTGAACGCAGGGCGTTTTATGCAGGAAGGCGGCGCTCAGGCAGTCAAACTGGAGGGCGGGGTAAATGTGGCTGACAAGGTTAAACGTATAGTTGACTGCGGCATTCCCGTTATGGGGCATATAGGGCTGACTCCCCAGTCTGTTAACCAGCTAAGCGGGTTTAAAGTCCAGGGGAAAACTCTGACAGCTGCTTTAGCCCTGCTAGAAGATGCCAGGGCTCTGGAAAAAGCCGGGGCGTTTGCTATAGTGCTGGAGACTATGCCGGCTGAGCTGGCGGCCATGATTACCGCTGCCGTTTCCATACCTACCATAGGCATAGGGGCAGGTGAAAATTGTGATGGCCAGGTGCAGGTGGTATCCGATATGCTGGGTATGTTTACTGATTTTGTACCTAAACATACCAAAAAATACGCTGATTTAAACGGTATTATCTCAAAAGCTGTATCCGGATATGTAACTGAGGTTGCAAAAGGTGAATTTCCCACTTTGAAAGAAAGCTTCACCCTTGATAAAAAGGTATTGGAGGAACTGAAAAAGTGCGTATCATCAGAACAGTAG
- a CDS encoding Rossmann-like and DUF2520 domain-containing protein, translated as MQTLGFIGAGTVGSALAVGLTGKGYPVSGIASRTAQSANRLCRKIPSVQICLNPQEVADTADIVFITTPDDTIAEVCRSISWHPGQYIIHCSGAYSAELLQTAHEFGAHTGVLHPLQSFSLQTDPVKNLRGITYALEGDDQTLPVLKDMVKVLGGEWIILKPSDKLSYHLAAVMASNYLVTLMEMAAGLWQTFGVPEDKAVKALMPLVRGTLSNIEKAGITSALSGPIARGDYGTVLKHLANLENTAPELLPVYKELGSQTVKIALDKENPNLAGIEKVSEILAN; from the coding sequence GTGCAGACGCTGGGTTTTATAGGGGCAGGCACAGTGGGGAGTGCTCTAGCTGTGGGGCTAACCGGTAAAGGATATCCCGTTTCCGGCATTGCCAGCCGCACGGCTCAGTCTGCGAACAGGCTTTGCCGGAAAATCCCTTCGGTACAAATCTGCCTTAATCCGCAGGAAGTGGCTGACACCGCTGATATTGTATTTATTACCACCCCGGATGACACTATTGCCGAAGTCTGCCGCAGTATCAGCTGGCATCCCGGCCAATATATAATTCACTGTTCCGGGGCTTATTCAGCTGAACTGTTGCAAACTGCCCACGAGTTTGGGGCGCATACAGGGGTACTGCACCCCCTCCAGAGTTTCAGTTTACAGACAGACCCGGTAAAAAACCTTAGGGGTATTACCTATGCGCTGGAGGGTGATGACCAGACTTTGCCTGTGCTTAAGGATATGGTAAAAGTGCTTGGCGGAGAGTGGATAATCCTTAAACCGTCAGATAAGCTAAGTTATCATCTGGCAGCAGTTATGGCTTCCAACTATCTGGTTACACTTATGGAAATGGCTGCCGGGCTCTGGCAGACTTTCGGTGTCCCCGAAGATAAAGCCGTAAAAGCCCTTATGCCGCTGGTACGCGGCACCCTTTCAAATATAGAAAAAGCAGGTATAACTAGTGCTCTATCCGGGCCTATAGCCAGGGGGGATTACGGGACGGTTTTAAAACATCTGGCAAATCTTGAAAATACTGCCCCGGAGTTGCTGCCTGTTTATAAAGAACTGGGCAGCCAAACTGTTAAAATAGCGCTTGATAAGGAAAACCCCAATCTGGCTGGCATAGAAAAAGTATCCGAGATACTGGCAAATTAA
- a CDS encoding MFS transporter: MKQEMKPAASEKRIMGFAPNVFFLGIVSFLTDISSEIIFTLVPLFLANVLGATTTVIGFVGGLSDSTEAIFKILSGYLSDKINRCKSLALFGYGFSALSKPFMLLANSWGIVTGVRFADRVGKGVRSSPRDALIANSVEVYERGRSFGLHKAMDSLGATLGLGIAAVVIYFTQSGSLTLKPETYTTLLWWGIIPAFLAVLVLAVFVKEKRRPQNTAQADMKPHFNFRTLLSGMDSRFKLFLLVMFLFTLGNSSDYFVILRAQDMGVSVLAISLMLVVFNLTYTLISLPAGLLSDRIGRRRVIAMGWLFYALVYLGFAVTQSQIGIWILFGCYGLYYGIVEGVAKAFVADMIPPDKRGTAYGLYQGVVGLTLLPASLIAGILWDTIGSAAPFYFGAALALLAVIGLLVFIKEPPKKKPAGAA, from the coding sequence ATGAAGCAAGAAATGAAACCTGCCGCTTCCGAAAAAAGGATTATGGGGTTTGCACCCAACGTATTTTTTCTGGGGATAGTAAGCTTCCTGACTGATATCTCCAGTGAGATTATTTTTACCCTGGTGCCGCTGTTTCTGGCTAACGTACTGGGAGCGACTACCACCGTAATCGGCTTCGTGGGCGGGCTTTCAGATTCTACCGAAGCCATTTTTAAAATCTTGAGCGGGTATCTTAGTGACAAGATTAACCGCTGTAAAAGCCTGGCACTCTTCGGCTACGGATTTTCGGCACTTTCAAAGCCGTTTATGCTTTTGGCAAACAGCTGGGGCATAGTCACCGGTGTCCGCTTTGCAGACAGGGTAGGCAAGGGGGTCAGGTCTTCACCCAGAGACGCCTTGATTGCCAATTCGGTTGAAGTATATGAAAGAGGGCGCAGTTTCGGTTTACATAAAGCAATGGACAGCCTGGGTGCGACACTGGGCCTGGGTATTGCGGCCGTAGTCATATATTTTACCCAAAGCGGCAGCCTGACACTCAAACCGGAAACATATACTACACTGCTATGGTGGGGAATAATTCCGGCTTTTTTGGCAGTGCTGGTACTGGCGGTATTTGTAAAGGAAAAACGCCGCCCCCAAAATACCGCCCAAGCGGATATGAAACCCCATTTTAATTTTCGCACTTTGCTTTCCGGTATGGACAGCCGCTTCAAACTTTTTCTTTTGGTTATGTTTTTATTTACGCTGGGGAATTCCAGTGACTATTTTGTTATTCTGCGGGCACAGGATATGGGGGTTTCGGTACTGGCAATCAGCCTGATGCTGGTAGTTTTTAACCTGACCTATACCTTGATTTCACTGCCGGCCGGGCTGCTTTCAGACAGAATAGGGCGCAGAAGAGTAATAGCCATGGGCTGGCTGTTTTACGCCCTGGTGTATCTGGGTTTTGCCGTTACCCAAAGCCAGATTGGTATCTGGATACTGTTTGGCTGTTACGGGCTATACTACGGGATTGTAGAAGGGGTAGCCAAAGCTTTTGTGGCAGATATGATACCACCGGATAAACGGGGTACTGCCTATGGCTTATATCAGGGTGTAGTCGGGCTGACTTTGCTGCCGGCCAGCCTTATTGCGGGTATTCTGTGGGACACTATAGGTTCGGCAGCACCATTTTACTTCGGGGCGGCACTGGCCTTGCTTGCCGTTATCGGTTTGCTGGTATTTATCAAAGAACCGCCAAAGAAAAAACCTGCGGGGGCAGCTTAG
- the panC gene encoding pantoate--beta-alanine ligase has product MRIIRTVAEMQKLHREICGPVGLVPTMGYLHEGHLSLIRASKKQDLNTVASIFVNPTQFGPHEDFKKYPRDEKRDMAMLENAGVDYVFAPSVEEMYPPGFDSWVEPGVLQERLEGAVRPGHFRGVCTVVAKLFTIICPAKAYFGQKDYQQYLIIKKMASDLNLDVSVEMLPIVRESDGLALSSRNTYLSASERKAALVLYRSLLTAKSLFAAKEYNPEIIRRKMTEEIQRESLAEIDYVSLSDQDTLGEADKVSIKTIALVAARFGKTRLIDNMFLA; this is encoded by the coding sequence GTGCGTATCATCAGAACAGTAGCCGAGATGCAAAAACTGCACCGTGAAATCTGCGGACCGGTTGGCCTGGTGCCGACTATGGGCTATCTGCACGAAGGGCATTTGTCACTGATTAGGGCTTCTAAAAAACAGGATCTAAATACGGTCGCCAGTATCTTTGTTAATCCCACCCAGTTCGGGCCGCATGAGGATTTTAAAAAGTACCCCCGTGACGAAAAACGGGATATGGCCATGCTGGAAAATGCCGGTGTGGATTATGTCTTTGCCCCGTCCGTTGAGGAAATGTATCCACCCGGCTTTGATTCATGGGTAGAGCCTGGTGTTTTGCAGGAACGTCTGGAAGGGGCTGTCCGTCCGGGGCATTTCCGCGGGGTATGTACTGTTGTGGCGAAACTTTTTACAATAATCTGCCCTGCCAAAGCCTATTTCGGGCAGAAAGATTACCAGCAGTACCTCATAATAAAAAAAATGGCCTCAGACCTTAATCTGGACGTATCAGTGGAAATGCTGCCCATAGTGCGTGAGAGTGACGGTCTGGCACTAAGCAGCCGTAATACCTATCTTTCTGCTTCAGAGCGTAAGGCGGCTTTGGTGCTTTACCGCTCCCTGCTCACAGCCAAAAGCTTGTTTGCTGCAAAAGAGTACAACCCGGAGATTATTCGCAGAAAAATGACTGAGGAAATACAGCGCGAATCCCTGGCGGAAATAGATTATGTCAGCTTGTCAGACCAGGATACCCTGGGTGAGGCGGATAAAGTATCTATAAAAACTATTGCCCTGGTAGCTGCCAGATTCGGCAAAACCCGTCTGATAGACAATATGTTTTTAGCCTAA